In Ovis canadensis isolate MfBH-ARS-UI-01 breed Bighorn chromosome 3, ARS-UI_OviCan_v2, whole genome shotgun sequence, one DNA window encodes the following:
- the GPR19 gene encoding probable G-protein coupled receptor 19 isoform X2, with amino-acid sequence MNMVFAHRMDNSKPPLVVPTLLVPLHNHSCAETAAPLPSQDLTELSPEHSWRSNGTDPQYGPSPGEVAAASTFFGALWLLSVFGNSLVCLVIHRSRRTQSTTNYFVVSLACADLLVSVASTPFVLLQFSTGRWTLGSATCRAVRYFQYLTPGVQIYVLLSICIDRFYTIVYPLSFKVSREKAKKMIAASWIFEATFVTPVLFFYGSSWDNHCNYFLPSSWEGSAYTVIHFLVSFVIPCILIILFYQKVIKYIWRIGTDGRTVRRTTNVVPRTKVRTIEMLLILNLLFLVSWLPFHVAQLWHPQERDGEA; translated from the exons ATGAATATGGTTTTTGCTCACAGAATGGATAACAGCAAGCCACCGTTGGTTGTTCCTACACTGCTGGTGCCGCTTCACAACCACAGCTGTGCAGAGACGGCCGCCCCTCTGCCGAGCCAAGACCTGACGGAGCTCTCCCCAGAGCACAGCTGGAGGAGCAACGGAACAGACCCACAGTATGGCCCGAGCCCCGGGGAGGTGGCCGCAGCCAGCACTTTCTTTGGGGCCCTGTGGCTGCTTTCTGTCTTTGGCAACTCCCTGGTGTGTCTGGTCATCCACCGCAGCAGGAGAACTCAGTCCACCACCAACTACTTTGTGGTGTCCCTGGCATGCGCCGACCTCCTGGTCAGCGTGGCCAGCACGCCTTTCGTCCTGCTGCAGTTCTCCACCGGCCGCTGGACGCTGGGCAGCGCCACATGCAGGGCCGTGCGCTACTTTCAGTATCTCACCCCGGGAGTCCAGATCTACGTGCTCCTGTCCATCTGCATAGACCGGTTCTACACCATCGTCTACCCACTGAGCTTCAAGGTGTCCAGAGAGAAAGCCAAGAAGATGATCGCCGCCTCCTGGATCTTCGAGGCGACCTTTGTGACCCCTGTGTTGTTCTTCTACGGCTCCAGCTGGGACAACCACTGCAActatttccttccctcctcttggGAAGGAAGCGCCTATACTGTCATCCATTTCTTGGTGagctttgtgatcccatgcatcCTCATAATCCTATTTTACCAAAAGGTCATAAAATACATTTGGAGAATCGGCACTGATGGCCGGACGGTGAGGCGGACCACGAATGTTGTCCCGAGGACAAAAGTGAGGACAATCGAGATGCTCCTCATTCTAAATCTGCTGTTCTTGGTCTCTTGGCTGCCCTTTCATGTTGCTCAGCTGTGGCACCCCCAGGAGCGAGACG GAGAGGCATGA
- the GPR19 gene encoding probable G-protein coupled receptor 19 isoform X1 translates to MNMVFAHRMDNSKPPLVVPTLLVPLHNHSCAETAAPLPSQDLTELSPEHSWRSNGTDPQYGPSPGEVAAASTFFGALWLLSVFGNSLVCLVIHRSRRTQSTTNYFVVSLACADLLVSVASTPFVLLQFSTGRWTLGSATCRAVRYFQYLTPGVQIYVLLSICIDRFYTIVYPLSFKVSREKAKKMIAASWIFEATFVTPVLFFYGSSWDNHCNYFLPSSWEGSAYTVIHFLVSFVIPCILIILFYQKVIKYIWRIGTDGRTVRRTTNVVPRTKVRTIEMLLILNLLFLVSWLPFHVAQLWHPQERDGKQSSLVFTAVTWLSFSSSASKPTLYSIYNANFRRGMKETFCMSSMKCYRSNAYTITTSSRMAKKNYVGISEIPPSARTVTKDSIYDSFDREAKEKKLAWPINSNPPNTFV, encoded by the coding sequence ATGAATATGGTTTTTGCTCACAGAATGGATAACAGCAAGCCACCGTTGGTTGTTCCTACACTGCTGGTGCCGCTTCACAACCACAGCTGTGCAGAGACGGCCGCCCCTCTGCCGAGCCAAGACCTGACGGAGCTCTCCCCAGAGCACAGCTGGAGGAGCAACGGAACAGACCCACAGTATGGCCCGAGCCCCGGGGAGGTGGCCGCAGCCAGCACTTTCTTTGGGGCCCTGTGGCTGCTTTCTGTCTTTGGCAACTCCCTGGTGTGTCTGGTCATCCACCGCAGCAGGAGAACTCAGTCCACCACCAACTACTTTGTGGTGTCCCTGGCATGCGCCGACCTCCTGGTCAGCGTGGCCAGCACGCCTTTCGTCCTGCTGCAGTTCTCCACCGGCCGCTGGACGCTGGGCAGCGCCACATGCAGGGCCGTGCGCTACTTTCAGTATCTCACCCCGGGAGTCCAGATCTACGTGCTCCTGTCCATCTGCATAGACCGGTTCTACACCATCGTCTACCCACTGAGCTTCAAGGTGTCCAGAGAGAAAGCCAAGAAGATGATCGCCGCCTCCTGGATCTTCGAGGCGACCTTTGTGACCCCTGTGTTGTTCTTCTACGGCTCCAGCTGGGACAACCACTGCAActatttccttccctcctcttggGAAGGAAGCGCCTATACTGTCATCCATTTCTTGGTGagctttgtgatcccatgcatcCTCATAATCCTATTTTACCAAAAGGTCATAAAATACATTTGGAGAATCGGCACTGATGGCCGGACGGTGAGGCGGACCACGAATGTTGTCCCGAGGACAAAAGTGAGGACAATCGAGATGCTCCTCATTCTAAATCTGCTGTTCTTGGTCTCTTGGCTGCCCTTTCATGTTGCTCAGCTGTGGCACCCCCAGGAGCGAGACGGTAAGCAAAGCTCCCTTGTGTTCACTGCTGTCACGTGGCTATCCTTTAGTTCCTCAGCCTCTAAACCTACTCTGTATTCCATTTACAATGCCAATTTCAGGAGAGGCATGAAAGAGACTTTCTGCATGTCCTCGATGAAGTGCTACCGAAGCAATGCCTATACTATCACAACCAGTTCAAGAATGGCCAAAAAAAACTATGTCGGCATCTCAGAAATCCCTCCATCGGCCAGAACTGTAACCAAAGACTCAATCTATGATTCGTTTGACAGGGAAGCCAAGGAAAAAAAGCTTGCTTGGCCCATTAATTCAAATCCGCCAAATACTTTTGTCTGA
- the CREBL2 gene encoding cAMP-responsive element-binding protein-like 2, producing the protein MDDSKVVGGKVKKPGKRGRKPAKIDLKAKLERSRQSARECRARKKLRYQYLEELVSSRERAICALREELEMYKQWCMAMDQGKIPSEIKALLTGEEQSKSQQNSSRHMKAGKTDANSNSW; encoded by the exons GTGGTTGGAGGTAAAGTGAAGAAGCCCGGCAAACGTGGTCGAAAGCCAGCCAAAATTGACTTGAAGGCAAAACTCGAGAGGAGCCGGCAGAGTGCAAGAGAATGCCGGGCCAGGAAAAAACTGCGGTATCAGTATTTGGAAGAATTGGTATCCAGCCGGGAAAGAGCCATTTGTGCTCTTAGAGAGGAACTGGAAATG tACAAGCAGTGGTGCATGGCAATGGACCAAGGTAAAATCCCTTCTGAAATAAAGGCCCTactcactggagaagagcagagcaaATCTCAGCAGAACTCAAGCAGGCACATGAAAGCTGGGAAGACAGACGCTAACAGCAACTCCT GGTGA